The window GCACCGGGACGTCAAACCGCAGAACGTGCTGCTGACCCCGGCCGGCCCCCGCGTGCTGGACTTCGGCATCGCTCACGCCGCCGACGGCACCAGCGTCACCCGCACCGGCGTACTGACTGGCACCCCGGGCTGGATCAGCCCCGAGCACTACCACAGCGGCGTCACCGCGACGGAGGGCGACCTGTTCGCCTGGGGCGCGCTCGTTGCCTATGCGGCAACCGGCCGCCTCCCCTTCGGGGGCGGTGCTCCCGAAGCAGTGGCCTACCGCGTCACCTCGGGCCAGCCAGACCTGGAGGGCATACCCGAGGCACTGAAGGAGGTCCTGGAACAGGCCCTCGCCAAGGAACCCGCCGAGCGGCCGGACGCCGCCGAGGCGGCCGATGCCTGCGCAAGGCTGCTGGCCACCGAGTCCACTCAGGTACTCAACGACCGCACAGCGGCAGAAACGGGCAGCGACCCGACGCTGATCGGAGCGTTGGTCACGGCGCAGTGGTCCATGCCCGCCCCGGAAGACCCCTCCTGGCCCCAGCCTGCTCCCACCCTTCGCAGATCCCGGCGCCGGGCCGTTGTAACCGTCCTTATCGCGGCAGCCGTTGTCGGTGCAAGTGTGGGCGGAGCGATGGCTTTCCGCCCTGACGGGCGTCGTGCGCCAGGCGATTCCGAGACCGCCACCGCGGCGGCGGCCGCAGGAACTCGTGACTCCGCCACCGCAGCCGGTCGAAGGCCCTCCGCGCCACCCGGCACAGACGAGACCAGCCAGGCAGCATCCGACCCGCGCGCGATACCCGTCCCCGCCGACCCGCTGGCAGGCGTGGCCGATCCAGCCTTCACCCGCTCGGACGACGAGACTCAGCCCGTCCCAGGCGAGTGGAGCGCCAGCCGGGACGCCGACGGCACGGCGAGCAGGACGCCGCAGCTGCCATCCGCGATCAGCTGACGGCCATGCTCGCCACAAAAGACATGTCCTTCATGACGCCCTCGGTGACGTTCAACCGGCAGGCGCAGACCGTGGTGGTGACCGGCGGTCCCATCTCCACCCTGACCGATGATTACAAGGAGGTCTTCCGCCGGGCCGGCGAGATGGCCGCTTGCATCACCCTGGCCCACCGGCTCAAAAGCGCGCCGACCAGCTGGCCGTACGGCCGGTTCTCCGTCTACTGGAAGGACCACGACGGCCAGGACGAGGCCACCATCCTCGGCTTCGGTAAAGCCACCGAAGGCTGCTACACCGAGGAAGCCGGACGACGCCAGGGCACGGACGAAGGCATCGCCACCGCCGAGATGCCCAGCAGCGACAAGAACGAGATCCGCATCGCCACCGGCACGGTAAAGGCGATCACAGCCGCCTGGAACACACGCGTCGCCGAGGGACACGGCCTGGAACCCTTCGACCGCGACGATGCCATCACCCTCGGCTTCGACCCCGTCGAAAGGACGATGTATGTGTGGGCCTGGGACGGCTCGGGCGCCCTCGCCGGACGCGCCCAGCAATCCCACTTCCAGGACGTCGTTACCAAAACTGCCTGCCCCAAGCTGCTGGCCGAGTACAACACCAACAAGAACTGGAACTACACCCACTGGGCCATCGCCGCCTACCAGGGAAACAGCGCATGGCCCCAGCTCTTCACCTCCGGTGACTGCCTGCCCACGGAACATCGGCCATGACACTCCTGCAATGTCTAGCAGGACAAGTCGGCGGGATGCCGGGAGCGGAGCCAGCGACCACTTCGGAGACTGAGAACCCGCTCAAGATGACAGGCGTTGAAGAGACATGAACAGCGACGTCGTCTCCGCACTTGGCTGCTCGTCGATCTCCACAAGCCTGGTCTTCAGCAGGTGGAAGGTGCGCCGGACGGCGTCGTACTGGCCCAAGTGTGCCTGGAACCGGCCGATGTCTCGATAGATGGCCTCGTTGTAGGGATCCAGCGGCCGTACGCGCTCCAGCACCGCCAGCGCCTGCT of the Streptomyces sp. NBC_00287 genome contains:
- a CDS encoding serine/threonine-protein kinase, coding for MGTVYAALTDAGERVAVKVIHPVQAGDPEFRARFRREVRLSARVQGAFLLPLVAADPDADAPWLATAYAPGPTLAQHLAAYGPLTGGTLYAFATGTAQALAAIHAAGVVHRDVKPQNVLLTPAGPRVLDFGIAHAADGTSVTRTGVLTGTPGWISPEHYHSGVTATEGDLFAWGALVAYAATGRLPFGGGAPEAVAYRVTSGQPDLEGIPEALKEVLEQALAKEPAERPDAAEAADACARLLATESTQVLNDRTAAETGSDPTLIGALVTAQWSMPAPEDPSWPQPAPTLRRSRRRAVVTVLIAAAVVGASVGGAMAFRPDGRRAPGDSETATAAAAAGTRDSATAAGRRPSAPPGTDETSQAASDPRAIPVPADPLAGVADPAFTRSDDETQPVPGEWSASRDADGTASRTPQLPSAIS